The DNA window CAGTGGACCTGGTAGAGGTCGAGGTAGTCGGTCTGCAGGCGCACGAGGCTGTCGTTGAGCGCCTGTTCCATGTAATCGCGCGTGAGGCGCGGGCCGCCTCGCAGGTAGTCCATCCAGTCGGCCGGGCCGGCCACCTTGGAGGCGATGACCAGCTCGTCGCGCCGCCCGCGCTTGGCCAGCCAGCTGCCGATGTAGGCCTCGGTGCGGCCCTGGGTCTCCGCCTTCGGCGGCACCGGGTACATCTCGGCGGTGTCGATGAAGTTGATGCCGCGTTCCACGGCCAGGTCCAGCTGGTCGTGGGCCTCGGCCTCGGTGTTCTGCTCGCCGAAGGTCATGGTGCCGAGGCAGATGCGGCTGACGTCCAGATCGGTGTTGCCCAGGGTGTTGTAGATCATCGCGGACCCGTCGCTCATGGATGGATCACTCATGATAACGCGACGGGCCGCGGCTTGCCGATTGCCCGCGGGCGGGGTGCGGCCTTCTCAGCCGATGCGTCCGGCCCCGGCCAGGGGCATGAGCCAGTAGCGGATGCTGAGCCCGGGCAGCTCCGCGCGCAGGCCGTCGAGCAGGCGCGCCGCCGTGGCGGCATCGCTCTCGACGTGGAACAGCACGCGGTCCTGCCGGCCCGTCACCTGCTCGGCCAGGGAGAAGCGGCCGTGCTCGGTGCTGTGGCCGAAGCCGCGGTGGCCGGTGAAGCCGCCAATGGCGTCCTGCGCCAGCAGCCAGTCGACGACGGTCTCCTCGTTCTCGGGATCGGCGACCAGGATCAGCAGGGTCGGGTTCATGACAGGGCTCCTTTTCTCGGTTCACCGAAGCGTTCGTAGAGTACGGGCAGCAGCACCAGGGTGAGCAGGGTGGAGGTCACCAGCCCGCCGATCACCACCACCGCGAGCGGGCGCTGGATCTCCGATCCCGGGCCGGTGGCGAACAGCAGCGGCACCAGGCCGAAGGCCGCGATGCTCGCCGTCATCATCACCGGGCGCAGGCGGCGGCGCGCCCCCTCGATCACCACCTCGGACAGCGACATGCCCAGTGCGCGCAGCTGGTTGAAGTAGCTCACCAGCACCACGCCGTTGAGCACGGCGATGCCGAGCAGGGCGATGAAGCCCACCGAGGCCGGCACCGACAGGTATTCGCCCGAGAGCCACAGGGCGACGATGCCGCCGATCAGGGCGAAGGGGATGTTGAGCAGCACCAGCACGGCCTGGCGCACCGAGCCGAAGGTGGAGAACAGCAGCAGGAAGATGAGCCCCACGGCCGCCGGCACCACGATGGAGAGGCGCTGCGCGGCGCGCTGCTGGTTCTCGAACTCGCCGCCCCAGGCCAGGCGATAGCCCGGCTCGAGCTGCACCTGGGCGGCCACGGCGGCGCGGGCGTCCTCGACGAAGCTCACCAGGTCGCGGCCGCTGACGTTGGCGATGACCACCACGTTGCGCGCGCCCAGTTCGCGCTTGATCTCCACCGGGCCCTCGATGCGCTGGATGCGGGTCACCGAGGACAGCGGCACGCTGCGCCCGTCCGGCAGGCTCACCAGCAGGCCGGCGAAGGCGTCGGGCGAGTTCTGCACGTCCTCGCTGCCGCGGATCACCAGCGGCGTGCGGCGCATGCCCTCGTAGATGGTGCCCACGCGCCGTCCCTCGAGCTGGGCGCGCAGCAGCTGCTCCAGCGCCTCCACCGACAGGCCGAGGCGGCCGGCCGCGACGCGGTCGACGTCCACGCGCAGGTACTGCACGCCCTCGTTGCGGGTGTAGTAGACGTCCTCCGCGCCCGCGATCTGCCCGACCACGGCGGCGATGTCGGCCGCCCGCGCGTTGAGCACGTCGAGGTCCGCGCCGAACAGCTTGATGGCCAGGTCGCCGCGCACGCCGGTGAGCATCTCGGAGA is part of the Chromatiales bacterium genome and encodes:
- a CDS encoding DUF3240 family protein: MNPTLLILVADPENEETVVDWLLAQDAIGGFTGHRGFGHSTEHGRFSLAEQVTGRQDRVLFHVESDAATAARLLDGLRAELPGLSIRYWLMPLAGAGRIG